Proteins encoded within one genomic window of Thermodesulfobacteriota bacterium:
- a CDS encoding phage baseplate assembly protein V, producing the protein MIETQDRQHEERYKNRWYGKYRAFLRDNNDPERLGRCRLEIPAVLGTGKENWSEWAWPCFAYGGNEDIGVFLIPEEGASVWAEFEGGNVQYPIWSGVWLAKTNPGEQPEESKRLCSDPTCTDCEDKLEHKPDRQDDLEHKKHHGHPPYYCPRRKVLLKTETGHTIVLDDRDEEEFLKVIDRAGQILHMECRVKRDVQAGNARRRGTKDAEQGDQLDIDSDIKDQKARIEITDLCRQFVRWEAWKDKEKIHIQSCDKSRARWQKILIDTTKGKEKVHIWGLCGTQEILIDSTAGTEMIRLTDKAGQVVVMNAAAGQERIQATDKSGSVILMDAVMGNIVIRSTNKVLINP; encoded by the coding sequence GTGATCGAAACCCAGGACCGTCAGCACGAGGAGCGATACAAAAACCGTTGGTACGGCAAGTACCGAGCGTTCTTGCGGGACAACAACGATCCGGAGCGGCTCGGCCGCTGTCGGCTCGAAATCCCCGCCGTGCTCGGCACCGGCAAGGAGAACTGGTCGGAATGGGCGTGGCCCTGCTTTGCCTACGGAGGCAACGAAGACATCGGCGTGTTTCTCATCCCCGAGGAAGGGGCTTCCGTCTGGGCCGAGTTCGAGGGCGGCAACGTCCAGTACCCGATCTGGTCCGGCGTGTGGCTGGCCAAGACCAACCCCGGCGAACAACCGGAAGAATCGAAGCGCCTGTGCTCCGATCCGACCTGCACCGACTGTGAGGACAAGCTCGAACACAAGCCCGATCGGCAAGACGACCTAGAGCACAAGAAACACCACGGTCACCCGCCGTACTACTGCCCGCGCCGCAAGGTTCTTCTCAAGACCGAAACCGGTCACACCATCGTTCTCGACGACCGGGACGAGGAGGAGTTCCTCAAGGTCATCGACCGGGCGGGGCAGATTCTCCACATGGAATGCCGCGTGAAGCGCGACGTTCAGGCCGGCAATGCGCGCCGCCGGGGGACCAAGGACGCCGAGCAGGGCGACCAACTCGACATCGACTCGGACATCAAGGACCAGAAGGCCCGGATCGAGATCACCGATCTGTGCCGCCAGTTCGTGCGCTGGGAGGCGTGGAAGGACAAGGAGAAAATCCATATCCAGTCCTGCGACAAATCCCGCGCCCGGTGGCAGAAGATTCTCATCGACACCACCAAGGGCAAGGAGAAGGTCCACATCTGGGGTCTCTGCGGCACGCAGGAAATCCTCATCGATTCCACCGCCGGGACCGAGATGATTCGTCTCACGGACAAGGCCGGCCAGGTCGTCGTGATGAACGCGGCCGCCGGACAGGAGCGCATCCAAGCCACGGACAAATCCGGAAGCGTGATCCTCATGGACGCCGTCATGGGGAACATCGTCATCCGCTCGACGAACAAGGTGCTGATCAACCCATGA
- a CDS encoding glycosyltransferase codes for MTNNETTSPAASLVMTVYNGERYLAEAVESVLAQTRRDFELVVWDDGSTDRTLEIARDYAKLDDRVRVVAAKHLGRTPALKAAIAETAAPYLGWVDGDDILAVTALEETAAVLDRESSVGLVYTDYVTIGEDGKARGYGNRCRIPFSKDRMLLDFMTFHFRLMRRSAFVAAGGIDESFRCAEDYDLCLRMAELTEVRHIRRPLYYYRIHADSISQRMRIEQIHCARDAVVHALERRGLSDRFEIDLQIRGRFSLRRRKTNG; via the coding sequence ATGACAAACAACGAGACGACAAGCCCCGCGGCATCCCTGGTCATGACCGTGTATAACGGCGAGCGTTATCTCGCCGAGGCGGTCGAAAGTGTTCTGGCCCAAACCCGGCGGGACTTTGAACTGGTCGTCTGGGATGACGGCTCCACTGACCGGACACTGGAGATCGCCCGTGACTACGCCAAGCTGGACGACCGCGTGCGCGTCGTCGCTGCGAAGCATCTGGGCCGGACCCCGGCGCTCAAGGCCGCGATTGCGGAGACGGCCGCGCCGTACCTCGGCTGGGTCGACGGCGACGACATCCTCGCCGTGACGGCGTTGGAAGAGACCGCCGCGGTTCTCGACCGGGAATCCTCTGTAGGTCTGGTCTACACCGACTACGTGACCATCGGGGAGGACGGCAAGGCACGCGGCTACGGCAACCGCTGCCGGATTCCCTTCTCCAAGGACCGGATGCTTCTCGACTTCATGACTTTCCATTTCCGCCTGATGCGGCGCTCGGCCTTCGTCGCGGCGGGCGGCATCGACGAAAGCTTCCGTTGCGCGGAGGACTACGACCTCTGCCTGCGTATGGCGGAGCTGACCGAGGTCCGCCACATCCGCAGACCGCTCTATTACTACCGCATCCATGCGGACTCCATCTCCCAGCGCATGCGGATCGAACAGATCCACTGCGCCCGCGACGCCGTGGTCCATGCGCTGGAACGGCGAGGCCTGTCCGACCGGTTCGAGATCGATCTGCAGATACGCGGCCGCTTTTCGCTGCGAAGGAGGAAAACGAATGGATGA
- a CDS encoding PAAR domain-containing protein, translating to MARPQARLGDISSHGGVIVTGALRTVVNGRPAARLGDLHVCPIPGHGVTPIVTGSLDTATEGLPNARIGDITACGAIIVTGSLNTND from the coding sequence ATGGCAAGACCCCAGGCGAGACTCGGCGATATCTCCAGTCACGGCGGCGTGATCGTCACCGGCGCGCTTCGCACCGTCGTCAACGGAAGACCCGCGGCGCGGCTTGGCGATCTGCACGTCTGCCCGATACCGGGCCACGGCGTGACGCCCATCGTCACGGGCAGCCTCGACACCGCGACCGAAGGACTGCCGAACGCACGCATCGGCGACATCACGGCCTGCGGCGCGATCATCGTGACCGGCAGCCTGAACACCAACGACTGA